AAACCCATGCATTTCTTGAACTTATGTGGCATTATGTGGTTTCATTCAGgggtagagcaagttgtctttcaacttaaaggttgtgggttcaattcccggcacCACTAGTCtacacgttgctcctgacagctgtgcatgtgaatgggtatgaaagatgagtgataggaAATGctctgcacatagatgtgctgtatgaatacCTCTGTCTCTATATTTCCTGTGCCACACAGACCCAAATAATAAGCTCATACCAATGCTAATTATACCTTTCTCTGAAATCGTTTTCAGTTCAGGATGGCATGTGTAGGATCTAggtttccatccatccatcaaaaaTAGACTAAAACATCACACTGGTTCGCAGAGCTAGAGCCATCAATGCAGAGAGAAACTGTCCAAATGCTCATATGGCTCCCTCTACTGACAGAACACTGGAAATTGGTTTGTTCCTCTGGTCATGTAAATGCTTTTGGGTATTTTAAACAGTCGATCCAAAGTTATGTTTCCACTAAATGGTCCTAGCTCGCCTCGCCCTGGCTCGCTTCACTTCTACACGATTTAGTTGTGTTACCATTACaatatagttcctcctcaaagtgggcggagtcatcactgcacggctgcatgaaactgccgtgacttcatttgacacatcacacacacaaactggtgacTTGTAAAACAGGTGTTTTCAgtgcactgaatcattagaatcagttaatcaaAAAGATTGGACTGAAACACAACGGTAGAAATcccaggctttcagcagtgctgtcgctaaatacaccagactcctctgttaagtgatgagattttagacattagACATACAgtcctggtaattgttggagattaacccacattttcaggatatttaagtctttttaactgatctacagttcggcattgttcggattgattcttgtgttggacgtagCTCTCACGCCTCTTCCTGTggcggcactctgaccaatcagtggctggcagccTAACGACATCccgcatagtatcgcctcagctcacttggaaccttgccagagcgcgtactaaaaaaagtaccagatactatcactaatggaaactCAAAATATCCATATCGTGCCATgctggtggaaaaggggctttactGAGAGTACACGTTCACATAGATCAAACATTACAGGTGAAATTGCTGTATTGGACAGCCAATGACATTTGAAGGATAATTTGagattcaaacatgtttgtgtgaaaactgACCTGCAGAGCTGCCGTGGACTCCTCACTGGGCAGAGAGTCAATTAGTACATCCACGTCTTTTGCTGTTCTGGCGATCAGGGCCGCAAACAGTTGGGCATATTCTGGGCAGCAAATTCAAAATTTTGAGTCAAACCAAAATGCAGGGCACAAGGACTAACTTAAGTGTCACTCAAAAAAGGGCTAAAGGTGACAACCTACATCTTATCGTATCCTTATCTAGCAACAGGTAAAGCGGGGAAAAAGTGGAACTTTTAACAGTACAGTTAGAGAAACTCTAAAGACAAGCATTACAGAGAAAGTTAGGAGAAGATAACTGATGTGTATAAacgcaacaataaaaaaaaaataaagagaatgcATGAACATACcataaattatataattatatgttTGGGAGAAAAATATTTAGCTATGTTCTGATTTAATGGAGTAATATGTAAacgctgattttttttcatttttttagcGGTCAACTGATCAATAACACATTCTCTGTGATTGTTCCTCTACTGGGATGGCTGAAGTCACAAACATTTGTGATTTCAGTTCAGCAATAAATTAGAtcttttagatgttttttttgtaatgttgctTTTCAGTGCTGATAAAAACCATGTTGTTGCAGATTGTGACACCAAACAGTACAATTTACAAGatttaagtgtttgttgtttctggCAAATTAGATTAACACTACATCAtagctttaaaagaaagaataataacACACCTTCCGTTGGGTTTGCGGGCTGATCCTTGTTGATGGCTGTCTGGATGTTACTGAAGGATGCAGGAGGCGCACATTGTTGCAGGACCCCGATGGCATTACAAAACTGATCTGCAAGCTGAACACAATATTATGCAGAGTTGGATAGTTTGAAAGTGCTCAGTACTGTGCAACGTAACCTGAAAGTGAACTTGTTTCATGAAACAGGCCCCTATCGTTAGCTCCCCAGTGATGTATCACGTTAGCGGGTTAATAGTGATACATATAGGACATACTGCTTCACAGTACATACTACCTTCAAATGATATAAACACTCATGGTTTATTTATTACGTCCCTGGTCAATATACTGCGCTAATGTTTTAAATACAGCAAAAAATCATTACCGAATTGACAGCGTCTTGGAGCTGCGTTACCCTGTCCGccatattttctgtgttttaaccAAATCTCGCTATCGTTGTCGCGAGAATGTCCTGCCAGCATAAACTCTCGCAGAATTTGACGGTATTTGGAAGCTTTGTTTCTACTTTCCACTGCTTAGATAAGCTGTCAACAGTTGTAGCAGCTCAAACCCGTCTTTACAACGAACAAGAAGAGCGTTCAACAAAATTAGTTAACCTGTTCAATTcttaaaatgctttaaaagtGAAAAGAGCTCATTTATTAACCTCGGAGAGGACTAATGTTAGTCTTTAGCTAATGCTAGCTGCCAAACATCAACAGGAAGCAGCGGGCTAACTAAATCCTCATGTCTTGCACTTTGAGTTCTCCAGGTAACGCTTTTCATTCTTTAATCAGTTTccttttattcaaacattttgCATGGCACTTGAGTTGTTAGACCACCATGCATTTAACGATATGCCTTATATGACTTTGAATGTGGTTAGTGATCACCAACAAAGTTAGCTTAGACTTGTTAGAACGTTACTTCATGTTGGTTAACTGAATTGAAGTGTGTATTTGCCTTTACACTTGCTATCGCGAACACAAGTCCTGACCTACAGTTACTGGTTATGTCACCTACAACACAGTAATGCCAGCTTAACACTGCAGCTGTCATAAGGTGTGTCTAGATTAGCAATGTACCCAATTAGCATATACGCGTTCATTGTATCTTTGGTCAGTTCTCTGTGTTTTACGTAAGTTTATAAGTAAAACGCATTATATAGTTTATAATACATTGTTCTGAGCTATTatggttaatttttttttttgctttactgatttattttagtATGACTCCTTAGCCTATCTGAggtcagaaaatgacttttctgAGAAAGATAAGATAACTTTATGACATACAATGAAACATTGCATTTATAATGCAGTTAATTGTTTGGTCTGAAGGTTGAGTTTATAATTATTGCACAAGGAGTCCACCCCTCTTGACTAAATCTAGAGCACTGTTGTCAATTAACCTACATAGATCCTCATAATAATGAGTTACCTTTTCTCAGGCATGAACTGTACCTTGGAGAACGTCTTGGCAGATGCCAAATCATTAGTGGAAAGGCTTCGTAACCATGACAATGCTGCTGAGATGTTAATCGAACAGACGACATCCCTCAATAAGCGAGTGGAGGCCATGAAACAGGTAGGGTGTCATACGATGCTTGCTTCTGATTAGATgtggttgtttattttgtagatgctgtaataaaaaaaacaaccaaaaaactgGCAATAAATGGAGTGAAACCtgttgaaaaaaatgtaaaacattaaacactttCGCCTGTTCACTGGATTTAGTTTGTTTATTCCTTGTTTACAGTACCAGGAGGAGATTGATGCACTGAACCAAGTTGCGCGACATCGGCCTCGATCCAGTCTGGTACTTGGAATCCAACAAGAAAATCGTCAAATCAGAGAGCTCCAGCAGGAAAATAAAGGTCTGCACATGGACTTTGGTTTCatgttgctgatttttttttttttttgtaacatgaaCAGTTTAGTGAGTGAGAGTTGTTACTCTATGGGTAGAAGTTTAACTATACATTTCATCTGTCATCAAgcattacatttgtttgttaacattcattcattcattcattcattcattcttctaCTGCTTTGCCCTCTACATcgagggtcacaggggggcgctggtgccaatcccagctgatatagggtgacatgcggggtacaccctggacagttcaccagtccatcgcagggccacatagagacaaacaaccatccactctcacactcatacctacggtcaatttagagtgtccaatgtcTAAACccaaatctgtgtgtttttggatttCGGAAAGAAAACTGGAGAATCAGAGAAATTTTTTCTTAACAGactccaaaaaatgtcaaaaccaaACCTTGATTCACTCTTTCTGCAGAATTACGGACATCGTTGGAAGAACATCAGTCTGCATTAGAGCTCATCATGACCAAATACAGGGAGCAGGTCTTCAGGCTTCTTATGACCAGCAAGAGGGAAGACCCCACTATTGTAAGCCAGCTGAAGGAGCAGCACACCACGGTTAGTCAAGACCAGCTTTTGCTATTGGTGACTTagagttttgtaaattattgttACCATATACTACCAGAGCAGTTTTCTCTCAACTTTCTAAttgaactgtaaataaacacaacatttcaactgcatgtttttgtgtacaAGTCAGACGCACTTCTGGTCTTTTGTCTTATATTGATGTTTTACTCTTTACCCTTTTTAGGAAATGCAAGCACACATAGACAAGATCAATGAGATGGCCTCCGTGATGAGGAAGGCAATAGAGGTGGACGAGGGGCGGATATGTGAAGATGAGGAGAGGATTAAACAGCTAGAGGTAAAAGCAAATGTTTAGACCTACTGCACAGTCACGGctaacaaatccaaaaacacgAGCCTAGctatcaaaaataaataaatgaagtgaagAATAAAAGTTATGGAAATCGATTTCTACATTGGATTAATAatcatggaaatgtttttttgctgaatGTACAATACTAGATACAATATGTGCAAGTTCCTCTTTGTCTGACTTTCACGGATGTAGCTTGCATTTCATACTTGGAGTATTCAGTCATTTTCAGAAAGGATGTATGACTCGTGAATATGAAGTGCATACACAATACTAGTTTTATCAAGGAGGATGGTAAAGACCCATCGACATATTTCACAGGCTAGTTGCtatctttgtctgtctgtaatGTAGTGGTTGGACAGAGTACACTCTGACAACTGAGAGAAAATGGCAACACTAAAGATGGAAGACCAAAACCACAACAGAAGTACGCAAAAAAACTTCAGAGACCTAAGGGGACTATAGATGGAAATTAGCCAGTAgctatattttcttttactgagATGTACTATGTACACTCTCCTtgatacaaatacatttattaaactgAACCTGAATGCTAACCTGTGGGTTGACATTACAAGCCACACATTTCATGTGACAATTTGAGCCATTAGATTAAACTTGAGGACATGCATATTTACAGATGCAAGCAGTtgtatttagtgttttgttttgttttttcccccgtcACTGAGAAGTAATTTTACATGTACTCTATGTGAGTCCAAACCTACACAAAGCTTGTGGGATCCACTAATGCACTAGTTATGAGACATTCTGAAGTATTGTTGGTACTGTTCAATCATGATTCaggttctgtgtctgtgttttagcTAGAGAACACTGGACTTCGTGAGCTGCTGGGAATCAGTCGTGAGGCTTTCCTTGTTCTGAAGAGAGAAGACGCTTCAGAGAGCACATCTCTGTCACCGTTGCTGACCAGCGCCGATGTCAGCTTAAGGAAAAGTTAGAGCCCAGATCACTGCCCAGCCCCCTTCCCCATCCATCTGCTGCCACTATTGGGTACAGTTATGTACATTCTGTTGCCACAAACCACTTCTCCTTTTCCCTAAAGACTCTACAACAAAGATCTTCCCCATTCCCTGACTGCATAATACTGCATTATGCTACAGTGTTGCATTCCTGTCTGGTGATTCAGATAGAAGCAGTGTGCAcacgtttttctttctttcttttttttaaattattgttggtacttgtgtttgcttgttttgccAGCATGCATGGAACTGTGGTGCCTGCAAAGTGTGAATGAGTAAAAGAAGGGCTTGAGgtaaaataaatccataaaaataaaattgtcgCTACTGGGTGGGATTTGATTTCAGATGTGTTTCACATCACAGACTCCCTTGTTTTCTTGGGCAGCCTGTGCAagtgctttttttctcactttcacTACTCCatgttagtatattgtccacaGCAACTATAAAGCAGGAATAGAAACAGTTAAGAGTCATAATTTGAAGTATGTGAAGTATCCTgctcacattttattgtttattttaatagcCAACTATTCTCTCTGTAAATCTGACAAAATTCAGCAGTGTTTTTGTACTACTTTAAAGTAACTTGTGACTGCAATGAGAGCAGAAGCTGGCAAAGAGGTCCACAAACGTGGAGATACAAAATGTGTCATCATAACAGTCACTAATCGATTAATTTAATCTGGTCACGATTTATGTTGGTCCCCCCCATatgaaaagtttgggaaatacTGGTGAGGGCGGCTgtcaggacaggacaggagaaGGAACCGTCGCGAGACACGGCGTGATTCTCGCGGCAGCGCCAGCGTCGTTCTGCAGTCGATGTCGGACTGAAATCGTTCTGTGTCGCAAGCGCTGGCTCCGCTCTGTCAGCATGCCGCTCTTTTCTTTGCAGGAATTTGTGTCCAAACACAAGAGAATGTCAGGTTATCAATGAGTTCTGTGACCGACAGCGTGAAGCGTCTTCTGGTAGAATAAacgaagaaaagaggaaaatgtcTCTTTGGACTTGgtctccgctgctgctgctgctgctgctgcttcactcgATATGTGAAGTTAACGCTCAAGTGGAAAGTGAGTTGCTAAATCTCGAACTTAACCCTTTTTAACTTGTCATTTGTATGCTTTAGTCTATAAAACATATGGATATGAGGTGTTATAGCGTGTTGTTCAataggaaatggaaaaaaatcctCTCTTTTGCACTCAAGTTAATGTGCGCTGTCAAATCACTGTGTCTCGAGCCGCTTTGTGTagctaaatgttttatttccattttagcTAGCTAGCGTCAagtatgtacatgtatgaatATCAAAAAACCCATTACTACGGTGGCGGAGACAACTCAAAGCACTGCAACATGGATGAAACACCACAGCAAACAGCTTCTGTCAATCTCAACAGCATCACAACTTTACGCAAACATTGCGCTGAAAGTCAGTCAGACATGATGAGCGTCAGTTTAACATCTGGATTTGTAATCACGTGAAGGGAAACAGACATTTAgtgttgtaaaacaaataataatttagtttaatgtgcaagataaaataaatcaaatacatgACTTGCatattacatacattatattataacatattttacataagATTATATAGTGAGCAGTGACAAGAGCCAGGTGAGGTGATAACACGATATTTGCTGCAGTGTTACCTTCAGCTTCCAGATTTAAAGCAGATGTAACTAATGATCTATGTCTTTGTACAATTATTTGCTATTTCACTACACATATTGACTGTTTCCACTCCTTATTGACTGTGTGAAAGGTTGGGATAGCCTCAGAAAAAGGACACATTTTGGGAACACAGAACTGTGACGCTTTGTGA
The nucleotide sequence above comes from Solea senegalensis isolate Sse05_10M linkage group LG3, IFAPA_SoseM_1, whole genome shotgun sequence. Encoded proteins:
- the med21 gene encoding mediator of RNA polymerase II transcription subunit 21 — protein: MADRVTQLQDAVNSLADQFCNAIGVLQQCAPPASFSNIQTAINKDQPANPTEEYAQLFAALIARTAKDVDVLIDSLPSEESTAALQAASLRQLEEENHEAAARLEEVVYRGDMLLEKIQSALADIAQSQLRTRNGALSQPSAAES
- the fgfr1op2 gene encoding FGFR1 oncogene partner 2 homolog → MSCTLSSPGMNCTLENVLADAKSLVERLRNHDNAAEMLIEQTTSLNKRVEAMKQYQEEIDALNQVARHRPRSSLVLGIQQENRQIRELQQENKELRTSLEEHQSALELIMTKYREQVFRLLMTSKREDPTIVSQLKEQHTTEMQAHIDKINEMASVMRKAIEVDEGRICEDEERIKQLELENTGLRELLGISREAFLVLKREDASESTSLSPLLTSADVSLRKS